One genomic region from Macrobrachium rosenbergii isolate ZJJX-2024 chromosome 1, ASM4041242v1, whole genome shotgun sequence encodes:
- the LOC136840653 gene encoding uncharacterized protein, with the protein MSSSICPTHNSNCPTSGSNWPNSSSNYTTGSNNCPTSSSNCLTSSNNCPTDRIAVSAPTSSINFLTSSSNHPNSSSNCPTSSINYSTNSSKCPTSSRICPTSSSNHHTSSSFCPTSSINCPTSGSDHPTSSSNCPYQ; encoded by the exons ATGAGTAGCAGTATCTGCCCTACTCATAACAGTAACTGTCCCACTAGTGGCAGTAACTGGCCCAACAGTAGCAGTAACTATACTACTGGTAGTAATAACTGCCCCACTAGTAGCAGTAACTGTCTTACTAGTAGCAATAACTGTCCCACTGACAGGA TAGCAGTATCTGCCCCTACCAGTAGCATTAACTTCCTTACTAGTAGCAGTAACCACCCCAATAGTAGCAGTAACTGTCCTACAAGTAGCATTAACTACTCTACTAATAGCAGTAAATGTCCCACAAGCAGCCGTATCTGTCCTACTAGTAGCAGCAACCATCACACTAGTAGCAGCTTCTGTCCTACTAGTAGCATTAACTGCCCTACTAGTGGCAGTGACCATCCCACTAGTAGCAGTAACTGTCCCTACCAGTAA